A genomic stretch from Komagataeibacter xylinus includes:
- a CDS encoding phage terminase small subunit P27 family, translated as MARPRKPTHLKVVTGTAQACRANPKEPKPKRARPTAPTGLSKRAKAVWTKAARLLDGMGVLTTADSLALEGLCEAVADELEARASLARPIVAQVQDGVADDETPIMREIEVAAAGAQTYVTIGKSGPMVRMRPEVGAIADANRRVAMWLAKFGLTPADRSKVGAEGQQNENAFQQIG; from the coding sequence ATGGCCCGTCCACGCAAGCCCACGCACCTCAAAGTTGTGACGGGCACCGCCCAGGCATGCCGCGCCAACCCCAAGGAACCGAAGCCGAAGCGCGCCCGCCCAACGGCGCCCACTGGCCTGTCAAAACGGGCAAAGGCGGTCTGGACAAAGGCTGCTAGATTGCTCGACGGAATGGGTGTTCTCACCACGGCAGACAGCCTGGCGCTCGAGGGATTATGCGAAGCCGTTGCCGATGAACTGGAGGCACGCGCCTCCCTCGCGCGGCCCATCGTGGCACAGGTGCAGGATGGCGTCGCCGATGATGAGACGCCCATCATGCGCGAGATCGAGGTCGCTGCGGCCGGTGCGCAGACTTACGTGACAATCGGCAAGAGTGGTCCCATGGTGCGCATGCGCCCCGAGGTTGGCGCCATCGCTGATGCAAACCGCAGGGTAGCAATGTGGCTGGCGAAATTCGGCCTGACACCGGCCGACCGATCAAAGGTCGGAGCGGAAGGGCAGCAAAACGAGAACGCATTCCAGCAGATCGGGTAA
- a CDS encoding HNH endonuclease signature motif containing protein — protein sequence MPAAPPRHRVAGPVAQPRQQYDRWRGSAASRGYDRRWQKCRRAFLAAHPLCLFCYEQGRLTPANEVDHILTIKERPDLRLDWSNLRPLCKPCHSARTARDQRGSPAG from the coding sequence ATGCCCGCAGCACCACCGCGCCACAGGGTTGCCGGGCCGGTTGCCCAGCCCCGGCAACAGTATGACCGGTGGCGGGGATCCGCTGCATCGAGGGGCTATGATCGCCGGTGGCAGAAATGCCGCCGGGCCTTCCTCGCGGCGCATCCGCTGTGTCTGTTCTGTTACGAGCAGGGACGGCTGACACCGGCGAACGAGGTCGACCATATCCTCACCATCAAGGAGCGCCCCGACCTGCGCCTAGACTGGTCGAACCTGCGGCCGCTGTGCAAGCCATGCCACAGTGCGCGCACGGCGCGGGATCAGCGTGGATCTCCCGCCGGATGA